The genomic stretch ATACACTGTCGAGCAGACTGTCACTATGGCAACAGTAAGCACCATCGCCAGAGGATCCGGCGTCATCACCATCAACATCACAGCTGTCCCGTCCATCAGCCCATTGACAGTAACCCAGACAGCACTGCTGTCGTTGCCTCTGGAGGGCCCGGGCCAGCTGGGGACAGCGAATCAGAGGATTTTGATGACACGTCTGACCTGTCGGCACGGAGACGCAGACGCTTCGAGAGAGCTCTGCTGCACGCCACCATGTTCACATCAGCTGAGGGTATCTctcacgcagacacacacacacacaatgaaggGTCAAGCCTCATATCAAGACCATTAAATCCAaacattaaagggacagttcaccccaaaatcaaaaatacatatttgacctctgacctgtagTGCTATTCATCAATCTATGTTGTTTTGTAGGGGAGTGTTGGAGATGtaggccgtagagatgtctgccttctctcaatataatggaactagatggtaCTCGGTTCGCAGTGCTCGATGctgcaacattttttatttgaaaaaacatcaatgtgtctttccagaaatcCACAGAcattgttgtgagcagtttcatgtagaaACTCTTTTCTGTCTACCGAACTACTACCGTATCACCGTGCAGAAGTGACAGTGCAAGCACAAACATTAATGGCGTCCTCCTCGTCTGAGCCATAACGTTAGCTAGTACAGTTGAGCTCAGAGAGCCTCTCGTTCATTACTAAATCCACGCTTCCTTCTGTGATTTCTGGAAAACAACATTGTTGCTGAGATTTTCAAAGCACCACATCTAGTTCTTtgagcactttgagttttgtttacgcaaatgaaaagtgcgcctataaatacaatttattattattattattattattattattattattattattattattattattatagttccattatattcctCAGGAGGCATCTTTaaggccgatatctccaacacttgGCAAACAAAAACTATCTGACaggtaaaagagaaaatatgcatttttgattttggggagaactgtccctttaaaaaagtgcatttactcaactGATATACATAAGTACAATTTAGAGGTACATGTAACCTACTTTACTGTTGTGTAATTTTGCATAATAATGTTGTGTCAATGCCCATATATACAGACTCACTCACAGACTGTTAATGGCTGTGAGCTCTGCTGTCAGAACTACACATGCTCatactttaaaatataaagtccTCTAAACAGTGATGTGAAATGTGATGGTTATGTGAacggacgtgtgtgtgtgtgtgtgtgtgtgtgtgtgtgtgtgtgtgtgtgtgctttcagaGCTGGACCGGGCCCAGAGGCTAGAAGAGCGGGAAAGGATTCTCAGAGAGATCTGGATGAACGGACAGCCAGACATCAGTACAGTCACTCAAAGCCTCAACAgatattactgatgcattatcAAACAGACAGATATGAAGATAGAGCGGCGAGCAGATGGATAAATAGTGAATAAATTggtaaagaaatgaaagaaacactGGATGAAATCAACACAAACCACCAAAGAGACTCTTACAGAACGATTGATCCAGCCGGGAGCCGCTCTGTAAACAACAACGTGTGAGTTGTGATGCTCAGTCCTCCAGCGAAGGATGACACTGAAGTGTTTGGAAGAAGAATGTCAACAAGTAAAGACACAGCGGACCCACAGAGCACGCACTGCGACATGTAACTGCTGTTGGTGAGAACTGTACAAAAgggttttataatatttaaaaatgttaacagATGCTTTTGGGAAACATGGAGCGTGTATAGAACGAGCTGTTCATGAGTGTATGGATTCAGATACAGAGCTGCATCGACtggtcgactaatcgattattTCATTGATAGAAAAATAATCGCTAAACTATTTTGattatcgattaattgtttaagtaatttttcatgtgttgatttcctgcttttctctgttttgtatcatattaaactgaatatctttggactgacaaaacgaaacatttaaagacatcaccttggacttggatattttttcattatcttCTGGCATTTTGTAGACCAAAAGATTATTGGTTTGAAAACATGGAAACTAAATCTGTTCAGATGGGTCACATTTTTGTTACAGGCGACAGAAAGAGCCGAGCGGAGGTGCAGacagaaggttttttttatatttcccccgacattaatcgattaatctagaaaataatcggtAGATTCATCGATAATAAAAAAttatcgttagttgcagccatgTTCAAATATTGATGATATTGTGTTGCACTTTTCTCAGCTCACCCTTATTTTTGGTATGAAAACTCAATGCCAAGATACATTTGCACACACGGGTGCTTTTACTGCTGTAATTCCCCAGATAAAGAGGATTATTATAGGAAGACATTAAATGGTGGTTAGTAAAGTATGTAAGGTCTACCTGGCTGCATTGGGAGTCTTTATCAGCCACAGGTGTTGTTGCATACGGGGCAGCAGGTCATCATGTTTGAGAGGATCATCAAGCCTTTCTGTCTTTGGCTCATTCCAGGAATTTATGAAAGCTGTTTTCTGTACATATTGTTGAGTAAAGTCCCTTTATTAAATTGAAATATCATGGCTCACATTTCTTCAACAGTTCTTTGAGTGTGTTTGGGTATGTTGTACACGTGTCTCATCTGCTGTGAGGAGAGATTATTGACTGGTGGAGCCCAGAACAGACAATATGTGGAGAACATTATCTTGGTGACGCATTAAAAATGAGTGTTCGTAGTGATTAAGTTTAATGTCCCACACAACCTCTGTAGTCTCATTTAGCTACTAGTTAGCGACCGCCTTTTCACACTCACATAAAACCTTCAAAATTCACAAGTGGGGTATTCACTGACGTATTTTCTGTCGTAAAACAAAACGTGAAAATAGCTTAAGCTTGTATTAACCACAGACTTTAtttttcaggcatctaaccaaaaaacTATTAAATGACACAGGCAGGTCCCCCAGCAGAGGTGCCAGAGAGCAGCAGGGCAAGGCTCATAAGGCAAAACAGAGTGTCAAAGTCAGAGCCAAAACACATTGAGTCTTGTGCGGATTATGAGACAAGGGGCACCCGGGCATAGACATGCAAAAGAGTGAGTGATATTTTGTAGGTGAAAGCCAGGGGGGCCCTGACAcatgttcagtaatccatccatgcaaGGAGTCCTGCGAAATGGACATATTTATCAAGCTTCTCAGAAATACATTGAGGAATTGTACCAAAGGTGTTGCCCCTTATATCTCCACTGCAGGTGGTCTTACCAACCAGTCACAGTTATTAGAGCTCACTTCTACACACACGGATATGACCAAAAAAGCAGGCCGGGTCTCTGTGATAATGGACAAAGACTTGTGTGGACTATATCAATAATTTTCTGTGAGAATGATGAATTATTGGAGTCAGACTCCCCCTGGTGTTCATAATGTGCCTCTGTATCCAGACCAGCCCTCCACTCTGTCATCTCAGAAGTTACAGCTTGAAAAGTGCCCATTACtaatcatattttctttcaaatgtgtcAAATGTGTATAACAAATGTCTTAAATTATAGATTTAGGTCTTCTTTATCCCATTAACTCAAAAAGTATTTGATACAGTTTACTGGGCATTTGTTTGGTATACATGTTTGTTTACCATGTCCCTTGTCAAAGTAATAAACCTCCACAATAACCTTAAGccataaaagtataaaaataaaaggtgtaATATCCATGTATAGTCCACACAGGTCTTTGTCCATTACCGCAGTGAATACAAaccaatatattatataaaataatatttgtaatatttagaACACTTTCCTAACATTTCAgacataaatgtatgtaaagcAACAATGTTatattggtaaaaaaaaaaacaatatgattatatgttaaaaaataagatatattacatttaattgttaAATCTAATTCTAAATGCTAAACCTTGAagaatgtaatatttatattacatataaacatgttttaacaaTTGCATataacaggtttttttttacatgaattTGTGTCTCAATTGTGAGGAAAGTGAGCTCAATATTCAAATGACATCAGTTCGGTTTGTATGTAGTGTTGTGTTAATCATGGATATTCAGGGACTTTGCTTTAGCCatacttaaaaacaaacattattagtatttttttaCATGCTATAAACATATCGTTCACAATGAGGCCTACATGTAACATGATGTTTTACATCTGTCTCACATTCCTTCATAAATGTAAAGGAAGTCAACATGTATACATTCACTGTGGCGCTTGTCTGCtacggtctctctctctctataccaGCGCTATCGCTTTAACGGGACGGGGGGTGACGTTGGGACGgggacacagagcagagaaagcaggctgctgcagctggacCAACTCCCACCCGGGACCAGAACATCACCGGCCTGTAGACTAACTCACTGTTATAACCGTGAATCTGACAGTCCGGGAATCCGCCATGAGAGACTACTCAGCGACTCCGAGCCATGGGGGCGCCTGCATCCCGTGCTGCCAAGTTTGCGTCTTCGCCTTTACCGCATTTCTCATCGTTGCAGAGAGGACGGCGCGTGAGTCTTACCTGGGACACACACGCGcgagcacgcacacacacacacacacacacacactcacccatgTACACGCCCTGCGCACAAATATTACAAACCGAGTGCAGTATCACAAACGGTTTACTGGTTGATTTAAATGTGCTGGCATGTGTCCACGCGCATCCTTGTTGTGTGTTATTTGACTTTATTGTCGTGCGCGTGCATGTGggtgcttgtgtttttttggcCACAGTGTAAggatgtgcagtgtgtgagggCTACAGAGGATGGATGAGAGATGCTCCCATATTTGAGATGAGACAGAGGATTTGGGATGTCATGTTGGtctgtttaaaaatatacaataatcCAACATACAAAGTTGGACATTAGTTTTCTCTTCAGCGGCTGTGTCATTAATAATAGAGTCAGAGTCTGCAGTCAGCACCATTGCGTCTCTTTCCTATTTTTATACGCTGCATGATATGAAATCCTGTATGCAGCAAAACTGCAGACTCATGGCAGCGTTTTTAAGAGTTAATCTTGTAAAAAGCTGTGTCATTTCATCGTCAGAGAGATCCctcttaaataaaaacaaagctgaGCCATGTTGTCATATTTCAGCGCCCTTTTTTTTGGAGGTGCTTGAATGGACAAGGGGATGGGCGTACCCCATGATGGGGCCTACTCTACCCGGACAGCCAGAAACGGTTCAGATTACATGTTTGGAGGcaggcagagctgcagagctgcagagctgcagagctcagCCAGGCCTgcgtgagtctgtctgtgaggagaggagaggagacagaacatTGTTGTCAATTAACATTAGACGGGATGCAGGACAGAGGTCATATGAGAACATGTGGGCATTCACAACATACTTATGTTCTGGCATGCTGATGAAAAGCTGTTGCCCTGATGCAAACACTTCTATTCTAAACACTGCAAGAAAAGCAGCATCGTACAAAATACTGCTAGTCTGTTATTTACACACGCTTGGTTCTTCGTGTATATGAGTTACAAAGTGAAGAGACAACGATTACCTTCAAGTTTAAGTTCAAGTTTATTGTCATgtgtattaaaaatacaatgaaacGCTTGTGCTGAGTGCCACTCTGCCTTACACAAGGGGCACGCATCCCcagacaacaacagaaaaacttCTCATACAATATACATTACAGCTGCATCATGTGTGCGGTGCAGTCCTAATGCTGTGCTATGGTCATATTGTGCATCTGATTTATGAAGCTGGTCTGTTTTATGGTTTTGCATTTGTGTATTTAGGCGAGGTTTTTTCCAAATATGCACAGCGTGATTTACCCGTTAATCTgttgtgtgtcccccccccccccccccctctttccccAGTGATCTATTGCTTTGTGTACTATCTGTGGGTGGGTCACAACTATGTCTATGCCCATCTTGCTGGCTTCACTGCCCTGTTCTTGCTGCCAGGTGAGATAacgacaacaacaataacaacaacatactGAAATATTTAACGGGAGGTCCTCAATTACAGAGATGGATAGAAAATcgataaatgttatattatggAAGGTTGGtaatagaaagatagatatgtaggtaggtaggtagatagatgttttatttatatttctttcatgTCATGTTTCCCAGGTTGGGGTCCTCAGTGGCTCAGTTACCTGTGGTACCTGTCAGATGGACGCATCCGCAGGAAGTCTCTCACCTGGACACACATACTGCACCTGGGTATCTTCAAAAGGTGGGCCAACCTGCATGTGtatctttatgtgtgtgcatatgtatctGGTGTGTGTGATTTAACAATAACTCAAGTGCTAAATAGAATGTTCTGATGTAATAATGCATATGGTGGTTCTTTCTCTTTCAATGCATCTCCCCCCCTTCACTCATCTGTGGCCTCCACAGGCTGTGGGAGTGCATGTGTCTGCCGGACCACGATTTGTATGATGAGATCATGCAGCAGGCTGATGTGTCTGCCTTGCGTCTGTTTGAGGCCTTGGTGGTCACCCTCCCTCAGACGCTGCTGCAGACCTATGTGCTCATCTGTACTGATATAGGAATCAAATCTCCAGGTACGGATAGACTGAACAgtaaaaatgcatgtgtgtaacGTTGATAAGGTCTGAAATAGCATGCATGGTTTTGTGCGTGTGGTAGTATAGTGTGTATGCTTAGTATGTATAGTGTGTGTTGCTTCAGCTTCATGTAAAGGACTCTCAAATTGCAGTAAACTGTGTCCTAGTAGACCTACAAAATAAATTTAATGCagctataatttatattttaatgccTCTGCGCCAGCGACATCTCTGAATTATGTTTCAgagttgtctgtctgtcccactTTGTGATATTCGTTATAACTCAGGAACAACTTGAGGAAAtgtcttcaaatttggcacaaacatccacttgtactgaaggatgaactgattagaatttggtggtcaaaggtcaaaggtcaaagtcactgtgacctcacaaaaaatgtttttcgcAATAACTCAAGAATTAATACACTAATTATGACACTTTCACACAAAGTATTCacatttcttctcctctctgccctcctctctctccagcctcGGTGTGTTTTGTAGTGTGTTTGTTATCTCTGTCTTGGGCCTTGGTCCTCTACGCCAGAGCCTGTTTGCTCATCAGACCTGGACACTTACAAATGACCCCCTCTGCCATCCTCTGTCGACTTCTGTGGAGGGTGGGCATATTTACACAgccaataacacacacactcaatataACAGTCTCAATTTAATGAGTGGAATATTTGTATACCTGTGTTTGgctttgtttgtgtgagagctctgttttctctgtctgcAGGTCAGTATGTTGGGATCTCGATTTGCCATTCTCATGCTCTTCACACGCATCTTCAAACAATGGATCCTGGGAGTCATTGGTAAGTCTGGATTCCAATGCTTAATCCTCAAACTCATACTTTACAACCTATGAAACAGTCCATTTTCTGCTGGACATGGATGTCAGTGGTTGTTTTTTTCagcagacatttaaagacacagttcaccccaaaatcaacatgttttttctcatttgaaaaactcaacaggaatgtatattttcagaaatcatgtgaaatccacagaccttgttgtgagcagtttaaggatgccattaatgtttacatctcgcACTGTCACGAGCACGAGCCTCTCGTCTGTGAGTAGATGCTCGCTTCCTTCGGTGCAGTGatacggtagaaagaaaatagttccttcATGAAAcggctcacaacaaggtctgtggattatcttcagtaaccgggtcatgTTTTCttgaaagagacattgctgttgagtctTAAAAAAAATGGCGCTTAAGCATCTCAAGCCGAGCGCCTtgtagttccattatattcgagagaaggccgacatcttTACACAATATCTGCCACACacggcaactcacaccaaaaccaTCTAGATTGATAATaacactacaggtaagaggaaaaatatgtaatgtctgtaatatgttttttaattctgTCCCTTTAACTACTGTTGGATGAGTCTTGGCGAGGACAATCTGTCATGGTTCACCTTATCTACTCAGGTTGTCTgaatgagtgtgtttatgtattagAGGTTGAATATTTGATTGGggttgtgtgtgtcaggtgtgcACTGGCTGGGTGCAACCTTCTGGATGGTGTCTCAGCAGGTCGACATCATACGTTCAACTAGTCGATGGAGACTCTTCAACCTCGTTCTGGGTGCCATTCACATCTTCTTGTTCCTCAACGTGAAATACGGTCAATCCAGATACCGCATGGCTGGATTCTAcctggtatgtgtgtgtgtttgttttcagttcatgccTATGTGCCAGACTTTTTGGGCAGAGCCACAACATTTTGAGACcctaaaaagagaagaaaacattgtattggataaaacaacaaatgatgtggtacaatatatacaatatatttgaatTTCACCATTTCCTTCtgcaaatgaaatgtattgcagaaaatgtacatttgagaAACTATGAGTCACGTCACAGACACAAGTTATGAGTCAATACGTGCACTGGAAACATGTAAAGAGTTCATCAAATGACATATCTGAGATGCTGATAATGCTAATAATTATCATAtcctattttctttcttcattagGCCATGTTCGTAGAGAacgcttttcttcttctggccTCCTCGTGGCTGTTTACGATGGTGTCCTGGGATACTGTGGGGATCCCAGCTGCAGTGTTCTGTAGCTTCCTCATTGGTGAGACACACGGCTACACTATAACAAGACTACGACACAGCAGTgcttttgagctaaatgctaatgtgggcatgctaacatgctcacactgatgatgctaacatgctgatctTAAGCAGGTGAAATGagatgtcattatttttgcaggTATTTGCTCATATGCCAAATTGTACAAATGGAAAGTTTCACCTAttggtggcgctagatgaaaaatAAAGGGATAACCAAACATCACAATTCATCCTGAAGGGAACAGAAATGCATTCCATCAAATAGTAGTGGAGATATTTCACTTGAAACCACAAAGATCAACCTTATGGTTGTGCTAGAAGTCAGATGATCACGAACCTCATTAGGATACATTGAGCggaaaccatgaatgtctgtacacatTTTGTGACGCAATcagtgttgagatatttcacaagGTAAGAGAAAATATCAGCAAGTGGAAAAGAGCATCAATATCTCTACAAAATTGCTTCTGGCTTGGCTaaaaaactatatattatatacatatatatatatatatatatatatatatatatatatatttatattgtgtatacagatgtaatgtaatgtaatgtttttctaatatttacCTGTTCCCTTCGATCTCCAGGAGTGATAGCGTTGGTGCTGTACTATCGTTTCCTCCACCCTAAGTCCTTTGAGATTTTCCAGAGTATTCGCCACAGGGGGATAGGTGGAGCCTGCACGGAGCGGGGATCTACGCTGTCATTGGACGAGAAAGACACGCCCACTTTCCATCGCCATGCAACACTGTCTGGTCTGTTAAAGATctatttatctgtctgtctgtctgtctgtctgtctgtctgtatgtctgtctgtctgtctgcctgcctgcctgcctgcctgcctgtctgtctgcctgtctgcctgcctgtctgtctgtctgtatgtctgtctgtatgtatgtctgtatgtatgtctgtatgtctgtctgtctgtatgtatgtccgtctgtctgcctgtctttctgtctgtctgcctgtctgcctgcctgtctgtctgtatgtatgtctgtatgtctgtctgtctgtctgtctgtctgcctgtctgcctgcctgtctgcctgcctgcctgtctgtctgtctgtctgtctgcctgtctgtctgtaattaTGACTATTGTTGTAAATCTAATCAGGAGGTGGGACCCTCATGGATCTCCCTATCCAATGGGAGGGCTGGAAACATCACCACTGGCTGCTGATTCGCTTGGCCATGAAGACGGGGGATATAACTAAGATCTGGTCGTCGTATGGCGAGGGGGGACTGGCCGGACTGATGGGTCTGCCTGAAGAGGTTCACTCCCCCGATGAACCTCATGTCCCTCATGTCCCTCGGGTTTGTTGCATTCTTGTTGATGACTGTCCTGCTTAGAAGCGCGATTGGTTTTGACAGGGAGACTGCATTACTATTAGTTTCAGTCAAGAGATTTAAATGTCTGCTTTCTAAACCTTTCCTTCCTGGCATGCAGCCTGATGTGTGATGTCTTTTGTCATTACATAAAAAGGGTTTCTCATTGTTATTTGTGCTGTGATTTGTCAGGTTCCACTTGTTCCGCCTCAGGCTCCTCAGATCTTACAACCAGCTCTTCAACCAGCTCTTCAACCAGCTCCACCACAGGTGACCCAGGCTCCACAGGCAATATCTTTCTTTGATTTATCACTTTTAAAGAAATGCTTCACCCTCAaaattataatttgtatatcaattcgtgaagaaaactatttaaataaatgggggccatgtttaacaacagcaaaactacttTTAAAAACTGCTAACTGCAActaacaaatattttcattatcgattaatctccccattattttttagattcattgattaatcgtctataattaattaataattaataaaactgagaaaaagagaaaattaccATATTTGATGGACTGAAAACAGCAATTTcagcatgaaaaattactttaaaaaaactaaCCGTAAAAACGTTTAGCtttaatatttttgttcatGTGTAAAAGTGTAAGTCTGCAGTCTGAGGCTCAGCTGTCTCGTCCCCAGGTGATAGAGGTGGTCCTGCCACCACAGCCAGTCCCCTCCAGTGTAGTAGCCAGACCAGTGAGAAAGGCTCCACCCACAACAATCCAGGATATCAGAATCTTTCCAGAGATCATCCCCGTCCATGAGGTCATCATGGAAGAGTCTGCAGAATACGAGTCCAGCGCTCCGCCATCAGAAAAAGGTTGGACTCCTGATAAACACTAAACCCTGCTGGTGCACgcactcaaaaacacacactcagcgACTGCAGAAATGGTTTGTTCAAATACTTTATTATCTTATACACCACAAATACAGAGAAGAAGTTTTGTTTATGAAGATATTGGATCTCAGGCTccttataataatttataacaATGCTAATAAGTATGTATAAAAAGACAGAACACAAAAGAAAGCAcgcacataaaaaacaaaaggagaatCTAAGATATACAATAGTGAAAGTACAAATATAGGGATAAAATAtgacataattaaaatataaaaacagctcTTTGTAGCTgagaggaactgcagagttCACATTATCAGCACCCTCTTTCACAAAGAAGTACTcatgatccattgttaatgtgAAAATATTGGTGATTTTGTTTGGTTTAGTTGGACATTTGAGGTGGAAATTGTGATGCTGTTGTACAAATGTGTTTAGGCAGCGACACATACACAACTATGCACTTGTTGGTCATTGAGTGCACACGCTGAACATACCGTTGCTACTTTATAGAATCTTTTAATCTTACCTTTGAAATGTTAATACCTAAAAGCGGCATCGAtgttaattcattcattctttgcTAAAATGAACTGAGAATATATTTGAGGTAAGcattcaaataaatgtctttttttgtttttaatgttacaatacatatcctTTCTAGTCATTGTACCTCAAGCACGGTATAACCTTTGGAGATGTGTTCTGTTTTAAAcacactttttcattttctaagGTGACGAGGACTTTCAGAGTGCTGTTTACGGCTCACCAACACTTTCATCTCCGCTGCAACCAGGCAGCCTCCGCCACATCGACAGCAATGCTTTGTCCCTGACCGATGCCTCGTCCTCCGTATGTTCCCTGGACATCAAGACTCCCGGCTGGACACCTGATCGACGTTCCTCTCTCCTGATTGGTTCCCCGGAGAAAAAACCATCGCTCCCTGGAGAGACCAGCAACACGCTGTACTTCAGCACGGATGCACAGTCTCCCTCCAGTGGGAGCTATCTTGGCTGGGGCTCCGAGTTGTCGCCCATCTCCACCTACAGAAGTCCCTACCGGATCAGGGAGGCTCGTTTTATCACATCCACCCCACGCCTGGAGCCTCGAGCGAGGTCTGAAAGTCCAGGTCCGTCCTCTGTGGTTATCATCCCTGCCACTCCTGGTACAACACCAGGCCCCACCCCAGGTGGAACCCCTGGTGCATCGACCCCTACTGCTTCCACTCCTGGTACTTCGACTCCTGGTGCTTCAACTCCTGGGGCGTCGACTCCTGGTGCGTCGACTCCTGGGGCGTCGACTCCTGGTGCGTCGACTCCCGTTGCTACAACTCCTGGTGCTTCAACTCCTGGTGCTTCAACTCCTGGTGCTACTACACCCGGTATTCAAATCATTCCACTCACTCCAGTCATCTCCCACCCTCGCAAACAGATGGTCCAGTATgtggacagcagagagagaatggTGTAATGAGGATGGGGGGGAAGAACAACTGTGTGGGCagttatgtctttttttaatttagcagTTAAGGATATACATGAATTCATGCATTAACTAACTTGAAGGAGTGGTGGtaaattaaaggaatacttcacccccaaaatgatcgtttgtgtatcaattactcacccacTGTTACTTTGAGTTCTTGAAtaaaacgttgtttttctcacatgctTCCACGTTGaacaaataagcaaaacacTGAGAGAAATCATATTAAATGGcaaaacatccatttacaaACATCTTGCAGTATAAAgtaagtctcatttatccagtcgtatgctctttacttcccaaacaaatgcattttttgcTAAAAATCTACTATTTATAACCgacatttacataattatattatattactatttaATTCACTTCAATAAGaatggataaatgagacttggattatactgcgtgagttgtgtgagtttgtaaagAGATGTTTTGATATCGTTTTGCCATTTATTAAACGTGGCCCTCCATTTACTTGAATTTAAGACTTTTCTCCgtgttttgattctttgttctCCCTGGAagcatgtgagaaaaacaaagttttattcaagaattcaaggtaacatggGGTGAGGAATTAACAtccaaatgatcattttgggttTGAAGTTTTCCCCTAAGCTCTGTTCATGGAAggatatacaatataaatgattatttatgtttttctccTGACATGAACATACAATGGTTACGTTTGCAGAAATATTAGGCTGCATAGGTAACACACTTCCCAAACACTGCTGGGAAATTGGCTCTGTTCTTAATAGTGGTGCCTCTGGCCCTGCTGTACATCTAGCAGTGTTAGAGGGAAGTCAGTGGTGGACGGTACTGTACTCCTGGTTGAGTGCCTGCTGTGAGGAGGGGGTGATAGTATGAACCGCCTTGCATGCTACTGTGAAAAGGGCAAAAGTGAAGCATCTGGAAAAATTATGTTTATGAGTCGAGGGACGTGGTTATCTGCTTCCTGCCGAGGCCACCAGACGAGTTAGCAGTGGCAATCAAGTATGTACAAGAGAATCTGCCTTTCCAAATTCTTTCAAAATatctgatttaaaaataaaaataaacaagatacaCTGCAGATCATTATCTACAGAAGATTGCATTTGGGTTAcgcaacacac from Cottoperca gobio chromosome 3, fCotGob3.1, whole genome shotgun sequence encodes the following:
- the eva1ab gene encoding protein eva-1 homolog A, which translates into the protein MSAPTSGTPNMEVKVVSQEMALLSNILAAYTFIADQPERTALVFLGGVCVGLLVTLCAIVFQIHCRADCHYGNSKHHRQRIRRHHHQHHSCPVHQPIDSNPDSTAVVASGGPGPAGDSESEDFDDTSDLSARRRRRFERALLHATMFTSAEELDRAQRLEERERILREIWMNGQPDISTVTQSLNRYY
- the xkr5b gene encoding XK-related protein 5b; translation: MRDYSATPSHGGACIPCCQVCVFAFTAFLIVAERTALIYCFVYYLWVGHNYVYAHLAGFTALFLLPGWGPQWLSYLWYLSDGRIRRKSLTWTHILHLGIFKRLWECMCLPDHDLYDEIMQQADVSALRLFEALVVTLPQTLLQTYVLICTDIGIKSPASVCFVVCLLSLSWALVLYARACLLIRPGHLQMTPSAILCRLLWRVSMLGSRFAILMLFTRIFKQWILGVIGVHWLGATFWMVSQQVDIIRSTSRWRLFNLVLGAIHIFLFLNVKYGQSRYRMAGFYLAMFVENAFLLLASSWLFTMVSWDTVGIPAAVFCSFLIGVIALVLYYRFLHPKSFEIFQSIRHRGIGGACTERGSTLSLDEKDTPTFHRHATLSGGGTLMDLPIQWEGWKHHHWLLIRLAMKTGDITKIWSSYGEGGLAGLMGLPEEVHSPDEPHVPHVPRVPLVPPQAPQILQPALQPALQPAPPQVIEVVLPPQPVPSSVVARPVRKAPPTTIQDIRIFPEIIPVHEVIMEESAEYESSAPPSEKGDEDFQSAVYGSPTLSSPLQPGSLRHIDSNALSLTDASSSVCSLDIKTPGWTPDRRSSLLIGSPEKKPSLPGETSNTLYFSTDAQSPSSGSYLGWGSELSPISTYRSPYRIREARFITSTPRLEPRARSESPGPSSVVIIPATPGTTPGPTPGGTPGASTPTASTPGTSTPGASTPGASTPGASTPGASTPGASTPVATTPGASTPGASTPGATTPGIQIIPLTPVISHPRKQMVQYVDSRERMV